The Ancylobacter sp. SL191 nucleotide sequence GCTTTTCCTCGATCGAGAGCGCCCGCATCGACGCGTCGAACTCGACCACGCCGTAACGCTCGGGGTCGGTAACATGGTAGGCAAAAACCGTCGCGCCATCCGTGCGGTTGCGCGCATCGTTCAGCATCCGCTGCAGGCCGGCGCCATAGAAGATATTGTCGCCGAGGATCAGGCAGGAGGGGCTGTTGCCGACGAAGTCGGCGCCGATCGTGTAGGCCTGCGCGAGGCCGCCGGGGTCGGGCTGCACGCGGAAGGAGAGGTTCAGCCCCCACTGCGAGCCATCGCCGAGCAGGCGCTCGAAATTCGGCAGGTCGTGCGGCGTCGAGATCACCAGAATGTCGCGTATGCCCGCCAGCATCAGCACCGACAGCGGGTAGTAGATCATCGGCTTGTCATAGACCGGCATCATCTGCTTGGACGTGACAAGCGTCATCGGATGGAGGCGTGTCCCGGCGCCGCCGGCGAGAATGATGCCCTTCAACGTCTCAATCCTTCTTCAGCCCGCTGCCCGGAGCGGTGCCGGCCAGTTGGTCCATCACGACCTCCAGCGAACGGCGCCAGTCCGGGAGATTAATGCCATAGACGCGGGCGATCTTTGATCCATCCATCAGCGAATTGGCTGGCCGCCGCGCGGGCGTCGGGTAGTCGGCCGTGCCGATGCGCCCGATCTGTGCCCCCTTCTGACCGCGCCGCGCCGCGTTGGCAAAGATCGCCTCAGCGAAATCCGCCCAGCTGGCGGCAGGCCCGCCCGCCGGCAGGTGGAAGAGACCGCGCAGTGCCGCCTCCTGCGGGTGAGCGGTGAGCTGTTCCGCGACCTGCCAGATCGCGCTGGCGATGTCGAGCGCAGAGGTCGGCCGGCCGATCTGGTCGGCGACCACACCGAGGCTGTCGCGTGTTTCCGCGAGGCGCAGCATGGTGCGCACGAAATTCGCGCCGAAGGGGGCGTAGACCCAGGAGACGCGTAGGATTGCCGCGTTCGGGGTGGCCACCAGAACGGCCTGCTCGCCGGCGAGCTTGGAGGCGCCATAGACGCCAAGCGGGCCGGTCGCGTCGTCCTCCACCCATTCGCCCGTCTTCGAGCCGTCGAAGACATAATCAGTGGACAGGTGAATGACCGGCACGTTCAGCGCCGCGGCCGCGCGCGCTACGGAGCCGGCGCCGTCGGCATTGATGCGGTGAGCGAGTTCCGGCTCGCTTTCCGCCTTGTCGACGGCCGTATAGGCGGCAGCGGAGACGATGACATCCGGCCGCGCGGCCGCGAAGACGGTTGAGGCGTTGTCGGGCGCGGCGAGATCAAAGTCTGGGCGCCCGATCAGCACGGCATCACCGCCCGCGGCGGCGGCATGGCGGGCGAGGGACTGCGCGACCTGCCCCGATGTGCCGGTAATGGCGATCCTCATCGCTCAGCGATCCGCGGTCGCCAGCAGGCCCAGGCGCTCGCCGGCATAGACCTTATCCCGCAGCGGGCGCCACCAAGCCTCATTGGCGAGGTACCATTCAACCGTCTTGCGGATGCCTGTCTCGAAGTTCTCCTGTGCCCGCCAGTTCAGCTCAGTCTCCAGCTTGGTGGCGTCGATGGCGTAGCGCGCATCGTGGCCCGGCCTATCGGCGACGAAGGTGATGAGGTCGCTGTGCGGGAAGCTCTTGGGCGCCAGCTCATCGAGAATGCCGCAGACGACACGCACTACCTCGATATTGCTGCGTTCATTGCGGCCGCCGACATTGTAGGTCTCGTTCAGCCGGCCTTCGCTGGCGATGAGGTGCAGCGCCCGGGCGTGATCCTCGACATAGAGCCAGTCGCGAATGTTCGAGCCATTGCCGTAGACCGGCAGCTTCTTGCCGTGCAGGGCGTTGAGGATGGTGAGCGGGATCAGCTTCTCGGGGAAGTGGTAGGGGCCGTAATTATTCGAGCAGTTCGAGACCAGGACGGGCAGCCCATAGGTGCGGCCCCAGGCCACGACCAGATGATCGGACGCGGCCTTGGAGGCGGAGTAGGGCGAGGAGGGGTCGTAGGGCGTCGTCTCCGTAAACAGCCCGTCGGGCCCTAGCGAGCCATAGACCTCGTCGGTCGAGACATGCAGGAAGCGGAACGCGGCCTTGGCGGCGGGATCGAGCCCGCTCCAATAGCCACGCGCGGCTTCCAGCAGGGTGAAGGTGCCGAGAACGTTGGTCTGGACGAAGTCCGCCGCGCCGGTGATCGAGCGGTCGACATGACTCTCGGCGGCGAGGTGATAGACGCGGTCGGGGCGGAATGTCTGGAACGCCTCACGCACGGCGTCGGCGTCGCAGATGTCGGCCTTCAGAAACTGATGATTCGGCAGATTGCCGATCTCGGTGAGATTCGCGAGGTTGCCGGCATAGGTCAGTTTGTCGAAGGTGAGCACCTCGGCGCCGACCTCACGCACCAGGTGGCGAACGACGGCGGATCCAATGAAGCCAGCGCCACCTGTCACCAAGATTCGCATGCGTGATCTCCCTTGCACCGCGCGTCATGGAACGCCGGTCGAGTGTGCCCCCTCAGGCGAAGACAGGCCCAAGGTCGCGAAGACGAGGTTGCCGCCGGTCCTTCTCGGACAGGATGGCATCCTCTTCTTTCACCGGCCACGCGATGGCAAGCTCGGAATCGTTCCACAGAAGGCCACGGTCATGCGCGGCGCTGTAATAATCCGTCACGAGATAGGCGACCTCGCAATCCTCGGTGAGGGTGCAGAAGCCGTGGGCGAAGCCGGCCGGAATCCAGAACTGACAGCCATTCTCGGCGGAAAGCTCCACGGCAACATGCCGGCCGAAGGTCGGGGATGTGCGGCGCAGATCGACGGCGACATCCAGCATCCGCCCGCGCGCGCAGCGCACCAGCTTGCCCTGTGCCTTCGGCTCCAATTGGAAGTGCAGGCCGCGCACGGTGCCCTTGGGGCGGGAATAGGACTGGTTGTGCTGGACGAAATGCACGTCTCCGGCTTCCGCGCGGAAGAGATCCTCGCGAAAGATCTCGGAGAACCACCCACGCTCGTCACCGATCCGCTTGGGCGTCACAAGAAGGAGGTCGGCGATGTCGAAACGGTCAAATCGCATCTAACGCTACTCACACCAGGCGGATGATCGGTTCGGCGGGCGCCGGAGCTAAGGACGATTGAGTGGCGGTTTCAAGCCCATCCACGGAGGCGAGCCTGTAGCCCGCCGCTTCCGCGGCTGTCGAGAACAGCCGTTCCACGGCATGTTCCAGGGCGCCGTCCAGCTTGCCCTGCTCCTCCGCAAAAGCCGCTGACAGCTTGAGTTCCCTTAGCGGAGAAAGTGCTTCCGGACGAGCCCAGAACATGGTGCCGCCAAAGAAATCGAGCTTGAAAAGCTCTGGCGGTATTCCCATGCGACTGGCAATCGCCAGCACCGTCTCGCGGTTCTTGCCCCAGCTCGCCTTGAGGTCGAAATGGTCGCTGGGATACCGGTAAGACTGGGAGCCCACCATGCCGGCGCGGGGAAACGCGTCGAAGATGCCGAGGATCCGGTCAATCACACCGGGGGCGGCGAGGAGATCGAACAGCAGCCGGTTGCGCCAGATGTTTCCAAGCAGCGCGACGCGCCCGCCATCGACCGACTTCTTGCCGTGGATCTTGCAGATACTCGCGTAGCGGTCGAGCCGGCCTTCCTCGAGCAGACACAGGAACGGACGCACATCCCGCCCGCGATTCTCGAAGACGCGGATGTCGGCATCGGGGAAGTCCTGCAGGATCCGCGCGCTCAGTGCCTCGCGGTCGGGAACGGTTGTGATGATGAGATCGAAGGGCTGGTCGACCAAGCGCAGGATGGTGGAGATTTCCGGCCACACCTCCGGATAGTAGACATGCGCAACGATGGCAAAGCGCGGCGGTCCCGGGCGGCGGGGTTGGTTCGGCGTCACGGGGGAAGGGGTCGACCGATCGGCCCAACCGGCGAGCAACTCCGGGAATTGCGACAGCTCGGGACGGTCGAGCGCGAGGCCGCCATTGCGAAAGCTCTGCAGCACCTTGCGAAACTCGCGCCGCTTGCCGCGTCGACCTCGGGCGAAGATGACCATCTGGTCCAAGACCAGTTGATCCTTCGGTTTCACCAGCCAGCGGGCGCGCGCGCGCATCAGTAAGCCGCGCAGGTAGCCGCAGGGTTGAACGGAAAAGTCCTCCCCGGCCAGTGCGATCGGCGCGTCAACTTGCGGGACAAGCTGATAGGTGAGCCCGTCAATGCTCGGCAGGTTCAGGCGCGTGAGACGCCCGTCAATCTCCACCTGCAACTCGGACAACAGCCGGGACACGTTGGCCCGAGGGCGTACTTCAAAGGCGCGAAACTGCATAAGTCCTACATGACAGGTTCGGCGGCAGCCGATCACAAGACGGCAAGATAGATCGTCTCCAAACTACCCGCGAAGCTATACGCTTGGCGTCTTTCGGTGGCGAGTTTCAAAACATGTCTGGCTGTTGCGCGGGCCATGCGCCCTGCGCAGCGGTTATAAAATACCGTCATCGCTTCCCAACCCAGCCGGCAACCCGCTCCCGGTTCAGCGCGAACCATTGCAGCGCCAGCAGGACGAAGCCGTTTTCGATCGCAGGATCGGGGTGCGTGAGGCTGGCGAGCGCGTCCTCGACCGGCACCAGCAGCGGGCGCGTGTGCTCGGTCTCACCGGCCTCACCAGCCTCGGCGGGTGCCTGTGACGAATCGACGAGGGCGAGAAAGACATGCGCGTACTCGTCAGAGACGCCGGGGCTCGGCAAAAAATTGAACATTGGCAAGAGTTTACGCGGGGCTACGCCGATTTCCTCGCGGCATTCGCGCGCCGCCGCCTCGATCGGCACCTCGCCCGGCTCCAGCAGCCCCGCCGCCAGCTCGACGATCTCCCCTCGCCCGGTGGCGAGGTGGGCGGCGATGCGGAACTGGCGGATGAGGACGAAGAGTGCAGCGTCGGGGTCATAGGCGAGCGTCGCAACCACAGGGCCGACACGTATAATGTCGCGCTGCTGGCGCAGGGGCGCGCCGCCGCGACCAGAAGTTGTAACGTGATGACGCTCATAGGGGCGGAAACCATCGCCGATGCGGATCGGCGGCTCGCTCACGACCTCGATGGCGCGGTCCTCAAGCGGGCCGGCCTTGGCGCGTTCGATCAACATGCAACCTCCGGTTACGCCAACCCCTCGGCCGTCTCCATATTGAAGGCGGCGGCGAACAAGGCGCGGGTATAGGCGCTCTTCGGCGCGGCGAACAACTCGGCCGCCGGGCCCTGCTCGACCACCACACCGCCCTTCATCACCAGAAGACGGGAGGCGAGGGCGGCGACGACGCGCAGATCATGGCTGATGAACATGTAGGTGAGATTCCGCTTCTGCTGCAGGTCGCGCAGCAGGTCGACGATCTGCGCCTGCACGATCATGTCCAGCGCGCTGGTCGGCTCGTCCAGCACGACGAAGGACGGCTCCAGCACGATGGCGCGGGCGATGGCGACGCGCTGGCGCTGGCCGCCGGAGAACTCATGCGGGTAGCGGTGACGGGTCTCCGGCTCCAGCCCGACATCGCGCAGGGCGGCGACGACGCGGGCGTCGCGCTCCTCGGCGCTGAGGCGCGGCTGATGCACGCGCAGCCCCTCGCCGATGATGTCGGTGATCGACATGCGCGGGCTGAGCGAGCCGAAGGGATCCTGGAAGACCACCTGCATCGCATTGCGGTGGGCCCGCATCTCCTTGATTCCAAGCGCATTTATGTTCTGGCCCATGAACACGATCGGCCCCTGCGAGGAAATCAGCCGCAGCAGCGCGAGGCCGAGCGTGGTCTTGCCCGAACCGCTTTCGCCGACCACGCCCAACGTCTCGCCCCGGCGGATGGCGAGCGAGACGCCGTCCACCGCCTTGATGTGACCGACCGCGCGCCGCATGATTCCGGCCTTGATCGGGAACCACACTTTGAGATTGTCCGCTTCCAGCACCACCGGTGCCTCGGGGTGGGGCGGGGACGGGTTGCCGCGCGGCTGGGCGGCCAGAAGTGCCTTTGTGTAGGGGTGGGCGGGCGCCTCGAATATGGCGGCGACATCGCCGGCCTCGACGATACGCCCATGATTCATCACGCAAATCCGGTCCGCGACCTTGCGCACGATGCCGAGGTCGTGGGTGATGAACAGCATGGCCATGCCGAGCCGGCGCTGGAGATCCTTCAACAGCGCGAGGATCTGCGCCTGCACGGTCACGTCGAGCGCGGTGGTCGGCTCGTCGGCGATCAGCAATTGCGGCTCATTGGCGAGCGCCATGGCGATCATCACGCGCTGGCGCTGACCGCCGGAGAGCTGGTGCGGGTAGGCGCCGAGCCGCGTCTGCGGATCGGCAATGCCGACCTCGGTGAGCAGCTCGATCACCCGTGCGCGCGCCGCCGGTCCTCGCATCCCCTTGTGCAGGAAAAGGATTTCGCCAATCTGCTGCTCCACCGTGTGCAGCGGGTTGAGCGAGGTCATCGGCTCCTGGAACACCATGGTGATGTCGTTGCCGCGCACGCGGCGGATCTCGTGCTCCTCCATGGCGAGCAGGTCGGCGCCGTTGAAGATCACCCGGCCGGAGGGGTGCGAGGCGGCCGGGTATTGCAGCAGCTTGAGGATGGAGAGCGCGGTGACGGATTTGCCGGAGCCGGATTCACCAACCAGCGCGAGTGTTTCGCCCCGGTTCAGCGTGAACGACACATGATCGACCGCCAGCGTCGTCCGCCCGCCCTGCGCGAAGGCGACGGAGAGGTCGTCGACCGTGAGAAGTGCTTGATCCTGCAAGGGCTTGCTCACTGGAAGGTCTTCCGCGGGTCGAAGGCGTCGCGGACCGCTTCGCCGATGAAGATCAGCAGGCTGAGCATCAGGGCGACGGTGAAGAAGCCGGTGAGGCCGAGCCAGGGGGCCTGCACATTGGACTTGCCCTGCGCCAGCAATTCACCCAGCGAGGGCGAGCCGGGGGGCAGACCGAAGCCGAGAAAGTCCAATGCCGTCAAGGTCATGACCGAGGACGAGACGATGAAGGGCAGCATGGTGAGCGTCGCCACCATGGCGTTGGGCAGCAAATGCCGCCACATGATGGTGCCGCTGGAGACGCCGAGCGCGCGGGCGGCCTGCACATACTCAAAGTTGCGGGCGCGCAGGAATTCGGCGCGCACAAGCCCGACCAGCGACACCCAGGAAAACAGCAGCATGATACCGAGCAGCACCCAGAAGCCGGGCGCCAGGATGGAGGACA carries:
- the rfbC gene encoding dTDP-4-dehydrorhamnose 3,5-epimerase, coding for MRFDRFDIADLLLVTPKRIGDERGWFSEIFREDLFRAEAGDVHFVQHNQSYSRPKGTVRGLHFQLEPKAQGKLVRCARGRMLDVAVDLRRTSPTFGRHVAVELSAENGCQFWIPAGFAHGFCTLTEDCEVAYLVTDYYSAAHDRGLLWNDSELAIAWPVKEEDAILSEKDRRQPRLRDLGPVFA
- the rfbA gene encoding glucose-1-phosphate thymidylyltransferase RfbA translates to MKGIILAGGAGTRLHPMTLVTSKQMMPVYDKPMIYYPLSVLMLAGIRDILVISTPHDLPNFERLLGDGSQWGLNLSFRVQPDPGGLAQAYTIGADFVGNSPSCLILGDNIFYGAGLQRMLNDARNRTDGATVFAYHVTDPERYGVVEFDASMRALSIEEKPLQPKSNWAVTGLYFYDGTVVDIAANLKPSARGELEITDVNRAYLERKTLSVEVMGRGYAWLDTGTPDSLVEAAEFVRTLEKRQGFKIACPEEIAFRQGFIDAEQLQRLAGALGKSAYGRYLAALTHENF
- a CDS encoding NUDIX domain-containing protein; its protein translation is MLIERAKAGPLEDRAIEVVSEPPIRIGDGFRPYERHHVTTSGRGGAPLRQQRDIIRVGPVVATLAYDPDAALFVLIRQFRIAAHLATGRGEIVELAAGLLEPGEVPIEAAARECREEIGVAPRKLLPMFNFLPSPGVSDEYAHVFLALVDSSQAPAEAGEAGETEHTRPLLVPVEDALASLTHPDPAIENGFVLLALQWFALNRERVAGWVGKR
- a CDS encoding ABC transporter ATP-binding protein, giving the protein MSKPLQDQALLTVDDLSVAFAQGGRTTLAVDHVSFTLNRGETLALVGESGSGKSVTALSILKLLQYPAASHPSGRVIFNGADLLAMEEHEIRRVRGNDITMVFQEPMTSLNPLHTVEQQIGEILFLHKGMRGPAARARVIELLTEVGIADPQTRLGAYPHQLSGGQRQRVMIAMALANEPQLLIADEPTTALDVTVQAQILALLKDLQRRLGMAMLFITHDLGIVRKVADRICVMNHGRIVEAGDVAAIFEAPAHPYTKALLAAQPRGNPSPPHPEAPVVLEADNLKVWFPIKAGIMRRAVGHIKAVDGVSLAIRRGETLGVVGESGSGKTTLGLALLRLISSQGPIVFMGQNINALGIKEMRAHRNAMQVVFQDPFGSLSPRMSITDIIGEGLRVHQPRLSAEERDARVVAALRDVGLEPETRHRYPHEFSGGQRQRVAIARAIVLEPSFVVLDEPTSALDMIVQAQIVDLLRDLQQKRNLTYMFISHDLRVVAALASRLLVMKGGVVVEQGPAAELFAAPKSAYTRALFAAAFNMETAEGLA
- a CDS encoding rhamnan synthesis F family protein, giving the protein MQFRAFEVRPRANVSRLLSELQVEIDGRLTRLNLPSIDGLTYQLVPQVDAPIALAGEDFSVQPCGYLRGLLMRARARWLVKPKDQLVLDQMVIFARGRRGKRREFRKVLQSFRNGGLALDRPELSQFPELLAGWADRSTPSPVTPNQPRRPGPPRFAIVAHVYYPEVWPEISTILRLVDQPFDLIITTVPDREALSARILQDFPDADIRVFENRGRDVRPFLCLLEEGRLDRYASICKIHGKKSVDGGRVALLGNIWRNRLLFDLLAAPGVIDRILGIFDAFPRAGMVGSQSYRYPSDHFDLKASWGKNRETVLAIASRMGIPPELFKLDFFGGTMFWARPEALSPLRELKLSAAFAEEQGKLDGALEHAVERLFSTAAEAAGYRLASVDGLETATQSSLAPAPAEPIIRLV
- the rfbD gene encoding dTDP-4-dehydrorhamnose reductase, giving the protein MRIAITGTSGQVAQSLARHAAAAGGDAVLIGRPDFDLAAPDNASTVFAAARPDVIVSAAAYTAVDKAESEPELAHRINADGAGSVARAAAALNVPVIHLSTDYVFDGSKTGEWVEDDATGPLGVYGASKLAGEQAVLVATPNAAILRVSWVYAPFGANFVRTMLRLAETRDSLGVVADQIGRPTSALDIASAIWQVAEQLTAHPQEAALRGLFHLPAGGPAASWADFAEAIFANAARRGQKGAQIGRIGTADYPTPARRPANSLMDGSKIARVYGINLPDWRRSLEVVMDQLAGTAPGSGLKKD
- the rfbB gene encoding dTDP-glucose 4,6-dehydratase, with the translated sequence MRILVTGGAGFIGSAVVRHLVREVGAEVLTFDKLTYAGNLANLTEIGNLPNHQFLKADICDADAVREAFQTFRPDRVYHLAAESHVDRSITGAADFVQTNVLGTFTLLEAARGYWSGLDPAAKAAFRFLHVSTDEVYGSLGPDGLFTETTPYDPSSPYSASKAASDHLVVAWGRTYGLPVLVSNCSNNYGPYHFPEKLIPLTILNALHGKKLPVYGNGSNIRDWLYVEDHARALHLIASEGRLNETYNVGGRNERSNIEVVRVVCGILDELAPKSFPHSDLITFVADRPGHDARYAIDATKLETELNWRAQENFETGIRKTVEWYLANEAWWRPLRDKVYAGERLGLLATADR